One window of Trifolium pratense cultivar HEN17-A07 linkage group LG5, ARS_RC_1.1, whole genome shotgun sequence genomic DNA carries:
- the LOC123884231 gene encoding FH protein interacting protein FIP2, which translates to MKDDFSSALRLNIGGKKFWTTIDTVTQREPDSMLAAMFSGRHTLSQDPHKGYVFVDRDGTHFRHILNWLRDGVVPILEEAEYSELLREAEYYQLLGLIDGIQDVLNKRKEEDELRTELTRTDIIKCIQSERVRFRGVNLSGIDLSKLDLSYVDFSYACLKNVFFSRANLQCAKFRDVDAEGSIFHNANLRECEFTSANLRGALLAGACLQSANLQDACLVYCSFCGADLRSAHLQNADLTNANLEGANLEGANLKGAKLINANLKGANLQRAYLRHVNLRDTDLEGARLDGANLLGAIR; encoded by the exons ATGAAGGACGATTTCTCTTCCGCGCTTCGTCTCAACATcg GTGGGAAGAAATTCTGGACGACGATCGATACAGTTACACAGCGGGAGCCAGATTCAATGCTCGCCGCCATGTTCAGTGGTCGCCATACTCTCTCTCAAGATCCTCACAAG GGGTATGTGTTTGTTGATAGGGATGGTACGCACTTCCGACACATTCTCAATTGGTTAAGGGACGGCGTGGTTCCCATTCTCGAGGAAGCTGAATATTCAGAGCTGTTAAGGGAAGCTGAGTACTATCAGCTACTT GGGCTTATAGATGGAATCCAAGATGTCCTTAATAAGAGGAAGGAAGAGGATGAGCTCCGTACAGAATTGACTCGTACTGATATCATCAAGTGTATACAATCTGAGAGAGTCAGGTTTCGAGGGGTTAATCTTTCTGGCATCGACCTCTCTAAACTG GATTTATCATATGTGGATTTCAGTTATGCTTGTCTTAAAAATGTGTTCTTTTCACGAGCAAATCTTCAATGTGCAAAGTTTCGG GATGTTGATGCTGAGGGCTCCATCTTTCACAATGCAAATTTGCGTGA ATGTGAGTTTACTTCGGCAAATCTTCGTGGTGCTTTATTGGCTGGTGCATGCCTTCAAAGTGCAAATCTACAAG ATGCTTGTTTAGTATATTGTAGCTTCTGTGGGGCAGATCTGCGATCTGCACATCTACAG AATGCTGATCTTACTAATGCCAATCTGGAGGGAGCTAATCTGGAAGGAGCTAATTTAAAG GGTGCAAAGCTGATCAATGCCAACTTGAAGGGTGCTAACCTTCAACGAGCTTATC
- the LOC123883591 gene encoding digalactosyldiacylglycerol synthase 2, chloroplastic isoform X2 has product MDQKHHIAIFTTASLPWLTGTAVNPLFRAAYLYKAEERNVTLVIPWLSLKDQKLVYPNNVTFDSPAEQEKYIRQWLEDRIGFASGFNIKFYPGKFSRDKRSILGVGDISEIIPDKDADIAILEEPEHLTWYHHGKRWKTKFRLVIGIIHTNYLEYVKREKNGNLQAFLLKYLNNWVVGIYCHKVIRLSAATQDYQGSIVCNVHGINPKFLEIGKKKREQQENGDKAFTKGAYFIGKMIWSKGYKELLELLKDHQKELAALEFDLFGSGEDSEDVQKEAKKLEMTVRVHPGRDHADDLFHDFKLFLNPSTTDVVCTTTAEALAMGKIVVCANHCSNEFFKQFPNCWTYDNHKEFVELTLKAFSEEPAQPTDAQRHELSWEAATERFLKAVDLDKPFERKVLSRTTSNYMSTSINFQQSVEDASAYVHHVASGFEVSRRIFGAIPDSLQPDEQLRKELGFSNPANNPGKLDSRDSLGSGHTSRLKERLQRYLQIFHQKGPHAAGSSRS; this is encoded by the exons ATGGATCAGAAACATCACATAGCAATTTTTACTACTGCTAGCCTTCCATGGTTAACGGGAACCGCAGTGAACCCTCTCTTTCGTGCGGCATATCTTTACAAAGCTGAGGAAAGGAATGTCACCTTAGTAATCCCTTGGTTATCTTTGAAAGATCAAAAATTAGTATATCCAAACAATGTTACATTTGATTCTCCTGCCGAGCAGGAGAAATATATCCGCCAATGGCTTGAGGATAGAATTGGATTTGCATCTGGTTTCAACATAAAGTTTTATCCAGGAAAG TTTTCTAGAGATAAAAGGAGTATTCTTGGCGTTGGCGATATTTCAGAAATTATCCCCGACAAAGATGCAGATATTGCTATTCTAGAGGAGCCTGAGCACCTGACATGGTATCACCATGGGAAAAGATGGAAAACTAAATTCAGGCTAGTTATAGGAATTATTCACACAAATTATTTAGAATAtgtgaagagagagaaaaatggaAACTTACAAGCGTTTTTACTGAAATATTTAAACAACTGGGTTGTTGGTATATATTGTCATAAG GTAATCCGACTATCTGCTGCCACTCAGGATTACCAGGGGTCCATCGTCTGTAACGTTCATGGAATTAATCCAAAATTTCTTGAGATTGGCAAGAAGAAAAGGGAGCAACAAGAGAATGGAGACAAGGCATTTACCAAAGGTGCCTATTTCATTGGGAAGATGATATGGAGCAAAGGATACAAGGAGCTGCTCGAACTCCTTAAAGATCATCAAAAGGAATTAGCTGCTCTTGAGTTTGATTTGTTTGGAAGTGGAGAAGACTCTGAGGATGTTCAAAAAGAGGCTAAAAAGCTGGAAATGACAGTTAGAGTTCATCCAGGTCGTGATCATGCCGATGATCTATTTCATGA TTTCAAATTGTTTCTTAATCCAAGCACAACAGATGTAGTTTGCACAACAACAGCAGAAGCTTTGGCAATGGGAAAAATTGTTGTGTGCGCAAACCATTGCTCAAATGAATTTTTCAAGCAGTTTCCGAATTGTTGGACATATGATAACCACAAGGAATTTGTTGAACTCACACTGAAGGCATTCTCCGAAGAGCCCGCCCAGCCCACCGATGCTCAGAGACATGAACTTTCATGGGAGGCTGCAACAGAACGTTTTCTTAAGGCTGTTGACCTCGACAAGCCGTTCGAGAGAAAGGTATTGTCAAGAACTACCTCAAACTATATGTCTACTTCGATAAATTTTCAACAGTCAGTAGAGGATGCATCAGCATATGTACATCATGTCGCATCTGGGTTTGAAGTTTCGCGAAGAATATTTGGTGCCATTCCAGATAGCTTGCAACCTGATGAACAGCTACGCAAGGAACTCGGGTTTTCTAATCCTGCCAATAA tCCAGGTAAGTTGGATTCCAGGGACTCACTAGGGTCAGGGCATACCTCAAGGCTCAAAGAGCGTTTACAGAGGTACTTACAAATCTTCCACCAAAAAGGTCCTCACGCCGCCGGCAGCAGCAGGAGTTAA
- the LOC123883591 gene encoding digalactosyldiacylglycerol synthase 2, chloroplastic isoform X1, with product MDQKHHIAIFTTASLPWLTGTAVNPLFRAAYLYKAEERNVTLVIPWLSLKDQKLVYPNNVTFDSPAEQEKYIRQWLEDRIGFASGFNIKFYPGKFSRDKRSILGVGDISEIIPDKDADIAILEEPEHLTWYHHGKRWKTKFRLVIGIIHTNYLEYVKREKNGNLQAFLLKYLNNWVVGIYCHKVIRLSAATQDYQGSIVCNVHGINPKFLEIGKKKREQQENGDKAFTKGAYFIGKMIWSKGYKELLELLKDHQKELAALEFDLFGSGEDSEDVQKEAKKLEMTVRVHPGRDHADDLFHDFKLFLNPSTTDVVCTTTAEALAMGKIVVCANHCSNEFFKQFPNCWTYDNHKEFVELTLKAFSEEPAQPTDAQRHELSWEAATERFLKAVDLDKPFERKVLSRTTSNYMSTSINFQQSVEDASAYVHHVASGFEVSRRIFGAIPDSLQPDEQLRKELGFSNPANKSPGKLDSRDSLGSGHTSRLKERLQRYLQIFHQKGPHAAGSSRS from the exons ATGGATCAGAAACATCACATAGCAATTTTTACTACTGCTAGCCTTCCATGGTTAACGGGAACCGCAGTGAACCCTCTCTTTCGTGCGGCATATCTTTACAAAGCTGAGGAAAGGAATGTCACCTTAGTAATCCCTTGGTTATCTTTGAAAGATCAAAAATTAGTATATCCAAACAATGTTACATTTGATTCTCCTGCCGAGCAGGAGAAATATATCCGCCAATGGCTTGAGGATAGAATTGGATTTGCATCTGGTTTCAACATAAAGTTTTATCCAGGAAAG TTTTCTAGAGATAAAAGGAGTATTCTTGGCGTTGGCGATATTTCAGAAATTATCCCCGACAAAGATGCAGATATTGCTATTCTAGAGGAGCCTGAGCACCTGACATGGTATCACCATGGGAAAAGATGGAAAACTAAATTCAGGCTAGTTATAGGAATTATTCACACAAATTATTTAGAATAtgtgaagagagagaaaaatggaAACTTACAAGCGTTTTTACTGAAATATTTAAACAACTGGGTTGTTGGTATATATTGTCATAAG GTAATCCGACTATCTGCTGCCACTCAGGATTACCAGGGGTCCATCGTCTGTAACGTTCATGGAATTAATCCAAAATTTCTTGAGATTGGCAAGAAGAAAAGGGAGCAACAAGAGAATGGAGACAAGGCATTTACCAAAGGTGCCTATTTCATTGGGAAGATGATATGGAGCAAAGGATACAAGGAGCTGCTCGAACTCCTTAAAGATCATCAAAAGGAATTAGCTGCTCTTGAGTTTGATTTGTTTGGAAGTGGAGAAGACTCTGAGGATGTTCAAAAAGAGGCTAAAAAGCTGGAAATGACAGTTAGAGTTCATCCAGGTCGTGATCATGCCGATGATCTATTTCATGA TTTCAAATTGTTTCTTAATCCAAGCACAACAGATGTAGTTTGCACAACAACAGCAGAAGCTTTGGCAATGGGAAAAATTGTTGTGTGCGCAAACCATTGCTCAAATGAATTTTTCAAGCAGTTTCCGAATTGTTGGACATATGATAACCACAAGGAATTTGTTGAACTCACACTGAAGGCATTCTCCGAAGAGCCCGCCCAGCCCACCGATGCTCAGAGACATGAACTTTCATGGGAGGCTGCAACAGAACGTTTTCTTAAGGCTGTTGACCTCGACAAGCCGTTCGAGAGAAAGGTATTGTCAAGAACTACCTCAAACTATATGTCTACTTCGATAAATTTTCAACAGTCAGTAGAGGATGCATCAGCATATGTACATCATGTCGCATCTGGGTTTGAAGTTTCGCGAAGAATATTTGGTGCCATTCCAGATAGCTTGCAACCTGATGAACAGCTACGCAAGGAACTCGGGTTTTCTAATCCTGCCAATAA aagtCCAGGTAAGTTGGATTCCAGGGACTCACTAGGGTCAGGGCATACCTCAAGGCTCAAAGAGCGTTTACAGAGGTACTTACAAATCTTCCACCAAAAAGGTCCTCACGCCGCCGGCAGCAGCAGGAGTTAA
- the LOC123885728 gene encoding dehydrin HIRD11 — MSGIINKIGETLHIGGGHKKEDEHKGEKSHDDKHKGEKSHDDKNKGEHKEGVVEKIKDKIHGGEDHESKGKGEKKDKKKKDKKKKEHGHDHDSSSSSDSD; from the coding sequence ATGTCAGGAATCATCAACAAGATTGGAGAAACTCTTCATATTGGAGGAGGACACAAAAAAGAAGATGAACACAAAGGAGAAAAAAGCCATGATGATAAACATAAGGGAGAAAAAAGCCATGATGATAAGAACAAAGGTGAACACAAGGAAGGTGTAGTTGAAAAAATTAAGGATAAGATCCATGGTGGTGAAGATCATGAATCTAAGGGTAAGGGTGAGAAAAAGGATAAGAAAAAGAAGgataagaagaagaaggaacATGGTCATGATCATGATAGTAGCAGCAGCAGTGATAGTGATTAG